From the Sediminitomix flava genome, one window contains:
- a CDS encoding YbbR-like domain-containing protein encodes MNVNFLNRFLPNLEWKPFIICFITAFTFWIFHSLNGEHTASITVPINIIHYSDNLVALAPPPDEVHVNVSGNGWTILSKSLDIMKEPIQVKINNPLEVRYLTGRTLLPLVDDFLKGTRVNYVLEDSIFFEYDSLIHKTMGLKVIPLHLEFEKGYRKVSDFRVEPDSVVIQGPSHFLDNVNEDLEVILDLAPINDNFDEMVQIEYPRYPYTSVDHHEVNVSFDISYFISKSNPVKLSWVNTKKKSSPPIVLDNLIIQHTVREDNEFLLANEDSIPAILDYSQINWTDSTLTPILPDSVNLSEAHFIPDKVYLLIDQKTSKK; translated from the coding sequence GTGAATGTCAACTTTCTGAACCGTTTCCTTCCTAATTTGGAATGGAAACCTTTCATCATATGCTTTATTACCGCTTTCACATTTTGGATATTCCATTCACTAAATGGCGAACATACAGCTAGTATTACAGTTCCTATAAATATCATACACTATTCTGATAATCTGGTAGCCTTGGCTCCTCCACCCGACGAAGTACATGTAAATGTATCAGGTAATGGCTGGACAATCTTAAGCAAGAGTCTAGATATCATGAAAGAACCGATTCAGGTAAAAATCAATAATCCTTTAGAGGTTCGCTATCTCACAGGAAGAACCCTTTTACCCCTCGTAGATGATTTTCTCAAAGGAACACGAGTCAACTATGTTTTAGAGGACAGTATTTTCTTCGAGTACGATTCACTTATCCACAAAACTATGGGGTTAAAAGTGATTCCACTTCATCTAGAGTTTGAAAAAGGCTATCGAAAAGTCTCAGACTTTAGAGTTGAACCAGACTCTGTAGTAATTCAAGGTCCGTCACACTTTTTGGATAATGTAAACGAAGACCTTGAAGTTATTCTTGATTTGGCTCCAATCAATGATAATTTCGATGAGATGGTACAAATCGAATATCCTCGCTACCCATACACTTCTGTTGACCATCATGAAGTCAATGTGAGCTTTGACATCTCATATTTTATATCAAAAAGTAATCCTGTAAAATTATCTTGGGTTAATACAAAAAAGAAATCATCTCCTCCAATTGTATTGGATAATCTAATTATTCAACATACTGTAAGGGAGGACAACGAATTTCTTTTAGCCAATGAAGATTCAATTCCTGCGATATTAGATTACTCACAGATAAATTGGACAGATTCTACGCTGACGCCTATTTTACCCGATAGTGTAAACCTAAGTGAAGCTCACTTCATTCCAGATAAAGTTTATTTATTGATAGACCAAAAAACTTCAAAAAAATAA
- the yajC gene encoding preprotein translocase subunit YajC encodes MNFDYTTVLLQAPAGNGGMMNIIFIVGMVAVFYFLILRPQQQDKKKQAKFSDAIKKGDNVVTIGGIHGKIVAIEDNTVTLDVDGRGAKMKFERSSISMANTNAAYGKEEKKK; translated from the coding sequence ATGAATTTCGATTACACTACGGTTTTATTGCAAGCACCTGCAGGAAATGGCGGTATGATGAATATTATTTTCATTGTAGGTATGGTTGCAGTATTTTACTTCTTGATTCTTCGCCCTCAACAACAAGACAAGAAGAAACAAGCAAAATTTTCTGATGCAATTAAAAAAGGTGACAATGTAGTTACGATAGGTGGTATTCACGGTAAAATCGTAGCAATTGAAGATAATACTGTTACTTTAGATGTCGATGGCAGAGGTGCTAAAATGAAATTTGAACGTTCATCTATTAGCATGGCAAATACAAATGCTGCATACGGCAAAGAAGAGAAAAAGAAATAA
- a CDS encoding DUF1573 domain-containing protein codes for MRIQNAILAGIFVASGLIGCTSEKSGSSETSSEEVKTKQAVSSTDSDVKEEKVVEVASIKWDELVYDFGEVNEGDEVKHVYTFKNNGEVPLIISRVKASCGCTTPTYTKAPVAPGESGEINVKFNSKNRAGKQVKTITVYANVENGKSEVRLQGIVKKEKELEGPFKNQ; via the coding sequence ATGAGAATACAAAATGCAATCCTTGCAGGGATCTTTGTAGCTTCAGGACTTATTGGATGTACTTCTGAGAAAAGCGGTTCAAGCGAAACTAGCTCAGAAGAAGTGAAAACTAAACAAGCAGTATCTTCTACAGACAGCGACGTTAAAGAAGAGAAAGTTGTAGAAGTAGCTTCTATTAAATGGGACGAACTTGTTTATGATTTTGGTGAAGTAAACGAAGGCGACGAAGTAAAGCACGTTTATACTTTCAAGAACAATGGTGAAGTTCCTTTAATCATCTCAAGAGTAAAAGCTTCTTGCGGATGTACAACTCCTACTTATACTAAAGCTCCTGTTGCTCCTGGTGAATCAGGCGAAATCAACGTGAAATTCAACAGTAAAAATCGTGCAGGTAAGCAAGTAAAAACAATTACTGTGTATGCTAACGTTGAAAACGGAAAGTCTGAAGTAAGACTTCAAGGAATTGTAAAAAAGGAAAAGGAACTTGAAGGACCTTTCAAAAATCAATAA
- a CDS encoding YtxH domain-containing protein: MSKKNTGSTLLAFLAGAAVGAVVGVLYAPEEGKSTRDKLSYQLDKYKEKLQQMIDDLVKQQSQPVSEAKSEGQKVIDDAIKHAEQLMNEVDALKSKISSGDSES, from the coding sequence ATGAGCAAGAAAAATACAGGATCTACTCTACTTGCATTTTTAGCTGGTGCAGCCGTAGGCGCAGTGGTAGGAGTACTTTATGCTCCTGAGGAAGGGAAAAGTACCAGAGATAAGCTTAGCTACCAATTAGATAAGTACAAGGAAAAACTTCAACAAATGATTGATGACCTTGTAAAACAACAGTCTCAGCCAGTAAGTGAAGCTAAATCGGAAGGTCAGAAAGTTATTGATGATGCGATTAAGCATGCTGAGCAACTCATGAACGAAGTTGATGCTTTAAAAAGTAAAATTTCATCTGGAGATTCAGAATCATAA
- the nusB gene encoding transcription antitermination factor NusB, translating into MLNRRLLRVKAMQSVYAYKQCKESNYELVIDQIRKQFQEELEYEGVMEKSRLEKEQEAVIKYFDHNFENATREPVGEEFDGRMLKIGNEALLQYQSLIVKDFENVKANMLRETEKLYNKYLKFLQYVIDFADIVQEQVEGKTTRVKDLTKEKALYDLIKGNAVVDVLRNNAELSSEIDAHKLKMADDLDQVTDWYFLFKKDIEFFEKFESEEASFERDKNVVKYIVRDFIFKNEAVMSFFEEKDMNWVENQKILRSMVLKTLKSIEEGSNEIEMLSLSRNWEEDKEFFEKLYNTTIRQEKDNEELIAHNSKKWSKDRIAKIDIIVINMAITEMVNFPNIPVKVSINEYLEVAKMYSTPKSAVYINGLLDAISVELQKEGKIRKSGRGLMDNK; encoded by the coding sequence ATGCTCAATCGGAGGTTATTACGCGTAAAAGCGATGCAAAGTGTCTATGCTTACAAGCAATGTAAAGAGTCAAACTACGAGCTTGTCATAGACCAAATTCGTAAGCAATTTCAAGAGGAGTTAGAATATGAAGGAGTGATGGAGAAAAGCCGTCTTGAAAAAGAACAAGAGGCGGTCATCAAATACTTCGATCACAACTTCGAGAATGCCACAAGAGAACCTGTGGGGGAAGAGTTTGATGGAAGAATGCTAAAAATCGGAAACGAGGCACTTCTTCAGTATCAATCGCTCATCGTAAAAGACTTTGAGAACGTCAAAGCAAACATGTTGCGTGAAACTGAAAAGCTGTACAATAAGTATTTGAAGTTTTTGCAATATGTTATAGATTTTGCAGATATTGTACAAGAACAAGTTGAAGGAAAAACAACTCGTGTCAAAGACTTGACAAAAGAGAAAGCCCTTTACGACTTGATCAAAGGAAATGCTGTAGTTGATGTATTGAGAAACAATGCAGAGCTTTCAAGTGAAATTGATGCTCATAAACTAAAAATGGCTGATGACCTTGATCAAGTAACAGACTGGTACTTCTTGTTCAAGAAAGATATTGAGTTCTTCGAGAAATTCGAGTCTGAGGAAGCTTCGTTTGAAAGAGACAAAAATGTAGTAAAATACATTGTTCGCGACTTCATTTTCAAGAATGAAGCTGTCATGTCTTTCTTCGAGGAAAAAGACATGAATTGGGTGGAGAACCAAAAAATCCTTCGTAGTATGGTCTTGAAAACGCTCAAGAGCATTGAGGAAGGAAGCAATGAAATTGAAATGCTTTCTCTTTCTCGTAACTGGGAGGAAGACAAAGAATTTTTCGAGAAGTTGTACAATACTACGATCCGCCAAGAAAAAGATAATGAGGAACTAATTGCTCATAACTCTAAGAAATGGTCTAAAGATCGTATTGCTAAGATTGACATCATTGTAATCAATATGGCGATTACGGAAATGGTGAATTTCCCAAATATCCCTGTAAAGGTGTCTATCAATGAGTATTTGGAAGTTGCGAAGATGTATAGTACTCCAAAAAGTGCTGTATATATCAATGGACTTTTGGATGCTATTTCTGTAGAACTTCAAAAAGAAGGAAAAATCAGAAAAAGTGGTAGAGGGTTGATGGATAATAAATAA
- a CDS encoding ComF family protein produces the protein MKLLHFFYDLLDTAFPQKCVGCKQVLHKKENILCLKCYSEVPYIDKKGNNALNIEWADKLEVNGFWACMYFNKGGLVQMLIHALKYRGEEKVGQFIGKRLSKLISNQEHQIDIVTSVPLHSQRLKKRGFNQADLFAQTLASELNISFHPILKRVKNTKTQTQMSRLERAENVQDAFALISQNKFEGKHVLVVDDVLTTGATMQSCVKLLDKNGMKVSVAVMAMAR, from the coding sequence ATGAAACTTCTCCATTTTTTTTATGACTTATTGGATACTGCCTTTCCTCAGAAATGTGTGGGTTGTAAACAAGTACTCCACAAAAAGGAAAATATCCTTTGTCTGAAATGTTATTCTGAGGTTCCATACATCGACAAAAAAGGGAATAACGCTCTAAATATAGAATGGGCTGACAAGCTTGAAGTGAACGGTTTTTGGGCATGTATGTATTTTAATAAAGGAGGTTTAGTTCAAATGTTGATACATGCACTGAAATATCGAGGTGAAGAAAAGGTTGGACAATTTATTGGAAAGCGGCTTTCCAAGCTTATTTCTAATCAAGAACATCAAATAGATATTGTAACGTCTGTTCCTCTTCATTCCCAAAGGTTAAAAAAGAGAGGTTTTAATCAAGCTGATCTTTTTGCACAAACTTTAGCTTCGGAACTAAATATTTCATTTCACCCGATTCTGAAAAGAGTCAAAAATACGAAAACACAAACACAGATGAGTAGACTTGAACGTGCCGAAAATGTTCAGGATGCTTTTGCACTTATCTCTCAAAACAAATTTGAAGGTAAACACGTATTAGTAGTCGATGATGTTTTAACCACTGGGGCAACTATGCAAAGCTGTGTCAAACTTTTGGACAAAAATGGGATGAAAGTGAGTGTTGCAGTGATGGCTATGGCACGTTAA
- a CDS encoding carboxymuconolactone decarboxylase family protein, with product MSQVKEFNEKRAELNEKIIAADNKILKRIFSLDTVAFKEGTALDVKTKEMIGLTTSLVLRCDDCVKYHLGKCKEVGFTFDEIVDGMAVANLIGGTIVIPHLRRAVSYLEELFEEEN from the coding sequence ATGAGTCAGGTTAAAGAATTTAACGAGAAGAGAGCCGAGCTGAACGAGAAGATCATAGCTGCAGATAATAAAATTTTGAAAAGAATTTTCAGTCTGGATACAGTAGCCTTTAAAGAAGGAACCGCTTTAGATGTCAAAACAAAAGAAATGATTGGTCTAACGACATCTTTGGTTTTGAGATGCGATGATTGTGTAAAGTATCATTTGGGCAAGTGTAAAGAAGTTGGGTTTACTTTCGATGAAATTGTAGATGGAATGGCAGTAGCTAATCTCATTGGTGGTACAATCGTAATTCCTCACCTCAGAAGAGCCGTATCGTATTTGGAAGAACTTTTTGAAGAAGAAAACTAA
- a CDS encoding exodeoxyribonuclease III yields the protein MKLITYNVNGIRAAVKKGFLEWLAEENPDVICLQEVKALEEQGPIEELKALGYHHIYWHSAEKKGYSGVAIISKVEPKAVQFGQGIELYDAEGRTLIAEFDDFTLVNTYFPSGSSGDERQDFKMKFLADYQVFIDELKAEKGEVVVCGDFNICHEAIDIHNPVRLKNTSGFLPEEREWVTQFLSSGFIDCFRTLHKEEADRYSWWSYRAGARGKNLGWRIDYFMATNKLEGVLKESEILSDVVHSDHCPVRVELG from the coding sequence ATGAAATTAATCACCTACAATGTAAACGGTATCCGAGCAGCCGTAAAAAAGGGTTTTTTAGAATGGTTAGCTGAAGAAAACCCTGATGTAATTTGCCTTCAAGAAGTAAAAGCACTTGAAGAACAAGGACCTATTGAAGAGTTAAAAGCTTTAGGATATCATCATATTTATTGGCATTCGGCCGAGAAAAAAGGCTATAGTGGTGTCGCTATTATCAGTAAAGTAGAGCCAAAAGCTGTTCAGTTTGGACAAGGCATTGAGCTTTATGATGCAGAAGGAAGAACGCTGATTGCAGAATTCGATGATTTCACTTTGGTGAATACCTATTTCCCCTCAGGTTCTAGTGGAGATGAAAGACAAGACTTTAAAATGAAGTTCTTGGCTGATTATCAAGTATTCATTGATGAATTGAAAGCTGAAAAAGGAGAAGTAGTTGTTTGTGGTGATTTCAATATTTGTCATGAAGCAATAGATATTCATAACCCTGTCAGATTGAAAAATACTTCGGGTTTCCTTCCTGAAGAACGTGAGTGGGTTACTCAATTCTTAAGTTCAGGGTTTATTGACTGCTTCAGAACATTGCATAAAGAAGAAGCTGACAGGTATAGCTGGTGGTCTTACAGGGCTGGAGCGAGAGGTAAAAATCTAGGCTGGCGTATTGATTATTTTATGGCAACGAATAAACTGGAAGGAGTACTAAAAGAAAGTGAAATTCTTTCTGATGTGGTACACTCAGACCATTGTCCTGTTCGTGTAGAATTAGGCTAA
- a CDS encoding ABC transporter substrate-binding protein — protein MKKLLLLSFATVFFFSCGAPKKEKEEAAVQFTPANGNKYYGGVFKLNESEYIKTLFPHSIVDIYSYRVASQIYEGLFKFNSKTLEVENGLVDSYELDDSQTLYTFYLKKNAFFHDDACFEGGKGREVTASDIEYCFNLLSTPSRINQNFHLFDHVVKGAREFYQAKREKVEGPSKVEGIKVVNDHTIQIELERPNSMFLYNLARPGAFIFPKEAFELYGEDMRTKSVGTGPFKLASVDEDISIILRKNENYYGVDELGNELPFLDGIHMTFVKDKKIEFLKFQNNELHMMYRVPTDFLIEVLENDSYLIDRSPEMSTQYLAINNAHEVFEDINVRKAFSFAVDRKRILEFVLSGEGYKEGVNGVTPPAFKSYDIDNIDGYNYSPDSARIYLKKAGFPNGKGFPKITLDLNTEGDNYRNVAVELEKQIKLNLNVDVEIKISPISQIIDKSMSGNYQLLRLAWVADYPSPENYLWAFYSKTLPENIAEKSYPNMTRYKNAEFDQFYEKALLASSNKEAFDYFMKAEKVLMKDAPVIVLWYDEGYRILQPNVRNLVNNPIQYRDFSRVYFEQPTMANR, from the coding sequence ATGAAAAAGCTGTTATTGTTAAGTTTCGCTACTGTTTTTTTCTTTAGCTGTGGTGCTCCAAAAAAAGAGAAGGAGGAAGCAGCTGTTCAGTTTACGCCTGCAAATGGCAACAAATATTATGGCGGTGTTTTTAAACTAAATGAGTCTGAGTACATAAAAACACTTTTCCCACATAGTATTGTTGATATTTACTCTTACCGAGTAGCTTCACAGATTTATGAAGGACTTTTCAAATTCAACTCAAAAACATTAGAAGTGGAGAATGGACTTGTTGACTCTTACGAGTTAGACGATTCTCAAACTTTGTATACTTTTTACCTAAAGAAAAATGCCTTTTTCCATGACGACGCTTGTTTTGAAGGTGGAAAAGGACGTGAGGTTACCGCCTCTGATATAGAATATTGCTTCAATTTGCTTTCTACGCCAAGTAGAATCAATCAGAACTTTCACCTTTTTGACCATGTGGTGAAAGGAGCAAGAGAATTTTACCAAGCCAAAAGAGAAAAGGTAGAAGGACCTTCAAAAGTTGAAGGTATTAAGGTCGTGAACGATCATACTATCCAAATTGAATTGGAAAGACCAAATTCAATGTTCCTTTACAACCTTGCTAGACCTGGTGCTTTTATTTTCCCAAAAGAAGCTTTTGAGCTTTATGGAGAAGATATGAGAACCAAAAGTGTAGGTACAGGACCGTTCAAGTTGGCTAGTGTAGATGAGGATATCTCTATTATCTTGAGAAAGAATGAAAATTATTACGGTGTTGATGAACTAGGAAATGAACTACCATTCTTAGATGGGATTCATATGACGTTTGTGAAAGACAAGAAAATTGAATTCTTGAAATTCCAAAATAACGAACTTCATATGATGTATAGAGTTCCTACAGACTTCTTAATTGAAGTTTTAGAAAACGACTCTTACCTTATTGACCGCAGTCCAGAGATGTCAACTCAATATCTAGCAATCAATAATGCTCATGAAGTATTTGAAGACATCAATGTTCGTAAAGCATTCTCATTTGCTGTTGACAGAAAAAGAATTCTAGAATTCGTATTGAGTGGTGAAGGATACAAAGAAGGTGTGAATGGAGTAACTCCTCCTGCATTCAAAAGCTACGATATTGATAATATTGATGGTTATAATTACTCACCAGACTCAGCTCGAATCTATTTGAAAAAAGCAGGATTCCCGAATGGAAAAGGTTTTCCAAAAATCACTCTAGATTTAAATACTGAAGGAGACAACTACAGAAATGTAGCTGTAGAGTTGGAGAAGCAAATCAAACTCAATCTAAATGTTGATGTTGAAATTAAGATTTCTCCTATTTCTCAGATCATCGATAAAAGTATGAGTGGTAATTACCAATTACTACGTTTGGCTTGGGTTGCAGATTACCCGAGTCCTGAGAATTACCTTTGGGCATTCTACAGTAAGACTTTACCAGAAAATATTGCTGAAAAGTCTTATCCGAACATGACGCGTTATAAAAATGCAGAGTTTGATCAATTCTATGAAAAAGCACTTTTGGCATCGTCAAACAAAGAAGCTTTTGATTACTTCATGAAAGCGGAGAAAGTTTTGATGAAAGACGCTCCAGTGATTGTACTTTGGTACGATGAAGGCTATAGAATTCTTCAACCAAATGTTCGTAATTTGGTGAATAATCCAATTCAGTACAGAGACTTTAGTCGAGTGTACTTCGAGCAGCCAACAATGGCTAATCGCTAA
- a CDS encoding DUF2167 domain-containing protein, producing MNNFLKLLLIFLSLFSFTNQIFAQEGVISEEELAEIQAYYTYVDSVEKAMNWDTAGTTVSIADGIASIQIPEGFKYLNPEQSSYVLKDVYGNPHGESLGLLYPANTGIFADSSYFVAISYDESGYISDEDAQDMDYEELLEEMKEDTRASSEERVKQGYESIQLLDWASAPYYDEASKKLHWAKSIQFGDSDSPTLNYNLLALGRHGYLELNFVADIAQLDEVKVAIPELMPSVNFNDGYRYEEFDSSIDKVAAYGIGGLIAGKVLAKTGFFALIAKFGKVIFVGIAAALGGLWKKFRGNA from the coding sequence ATGAATAATTTTTTAAAACTTCTTCTTATCTTTTTATCTCTATTCTCTTTTACCAATCAGATTTTTGCACAAGAAGGAGTTATTAGCGAGGAAGAATTAGCCGAAATTCAAGCATACTATACCTATGTTGACAGCGTAGAAAAAGCGATGAACTGGGACACTGCAGGTACAACGGTTTCAATTGCTGACGGAATTGCGAGTATTCAAATTCCTGAAGGTTTCAAATACCTAAATCCTGAGCAAAGTAGTTATGTTTTGAAAGATGTTTATGGCAATCCTCACGGAGAAAGCTTAGGACTTCTTTATCCAGCAAATACAGGAATATTTGCTGACAGCTCATACTTTGTAGCTATTTCATACGATGAGTCGGGCTATATCAGTGACGAAGACGCTCAAGACATGGATTACGAAGAGCTTCTTGAAGAAATGAAAGAAGATACTCGTGCTTCTAGTGAAGAAAGAGTAAAGCAAGGTTATGAATCTATACAACTGCTAGATTGGGCTTCTGCTCCTTACTACGATGAAGCTTCAAAAAAATTACACTGGGCTAAATCTATTCAATTTGGTGACAGTGACTCTCCAACTCTAAACTACAATTTGCTTGCCTTGGGTCGTCATGGTTACTTGGAGTTGAATTTTGTTGCTGACATTGCACAATTAGACGAAGTAAAAGTCGCTATTCCTGAGTTGATGCCAAGCGTAAACTTTAATGATGGTTACCGCTACGAAGAATTCGATAGTAGCATTGATAAAGTTGCTGCTTATGGTATCGGTGGGCTTATTGCAGGTAAAGTATTAGCTAAAACTGGTTTCTTTGCCTTGATTGCTAAATTTGGTAAAGTAATCTTCGTTGGTATTGCTGCTGCCCTAGGAGGTCTTTGGAAGAAATTCAGAGGAAATGCATAA
- a CDS encoding ABC transporter ATP-binding protein: MKELSYLNKYFLKYKWHLLGGFIFVSLSNIFAVVPAQMVRHALDLILDRLDIYPLYQNTPLQEVFKDDFYTVIFYYGVLIVIMALLRGTFLFFMRQTIIVMSRLIEFDLKNEVYKHYQSLPLSFYRRNNTGDLMARISEDVSKVRMYLGPAVMYGINLAVSFVIITSYMLTVNVKLTIFALLPLPLLSISIYYVNNLINRRSEKIQESLSDMSTFVQEAFSGIRVVKAYARENDSLDKFTDVADEYKERSLKLTRVNALFYPLMLSLIGLSTILTVYVGGIEVINGSITPGNIAEFIMYVTMLTWPVTSLGWVTSIIQRAAASQKRLNEFLKTENDIVSEKDLQQEINGEISFNNVSLVYPDSGIEALKDISFSVKSGETLAILGGTGSGKSTIANLLCRLYDTSNGNIEIDGVNIKDFDIPYLRNQIGYVPQDVFLFSDTVRNNIAFGSDNLNEEDIIQATKDADLYENIERFEKGLDTIVGERGITLSGGQKQRTSIARAIIRKPKILILDDCLSAVDTSTENAILNNLSRIMQNRTSVIISHRVSSAKLADKIIFLNKGSIEEVGTHEELMAKNGVYKELYDKQLQGKEEA; encoded by the coding sequence TTAAACAAATATTTTCTCAAGTATAAATGGCACCTTTTAGGGGGATTCATCTTTGTTTCACTCTCTAACATTTTTGCGGTTGTGCCAGCACAAATGGTACGTCATGCGCTTGACCTTATTTTGGACAGGCTTGATATCTATCCATTGTACCAAAACACACCTTTACAAGAAGTTTTCAAAGATGACTTCTACACTGTTATTTTTTATTACGGTGTACTTATTGTGATTATGGCATTGCTCAGAGGTACGTTTCTTTTCTTCATGCGTCAGACAATTATTGTGATGTCTCGACTTATTGAGTTTGATCTCAAAAATGAAGTTTATAAACACTATCAATCGCTGCCTTTAAGTTTTTACCGAAGAAACAATACAGGTGACTTGATGGCAAGAATCTCTGAAGATGTGAGTAAGGTTCGTATGTATTTAGGCCCTGCCGTAATGTACGGAATCAACCTTGCCGTTTCATTCGTTATCATCACTTCATACATGCTTACGGTGAATGTGAAGTTGACCATTTTCGCTTTACTTCCTTTGCCTTTGCTTTCAATCAGTATTTATTATGTAAATAACCTAATTAACCGCCGATCGGAAAAGATTCAAGAAAGTCTTTCTGATATGTCGACTTTCGTGCAGGAAGCCTTCTCTGGAATTAGAGTGGTAAAAGCTTATGCAAGAGAAAATGATTCTTTGGATAAATTTACTGATGTAGCAGATGAGTATAAAGAGCGTTCTCTAAAACTAACAAGAGTAAATGCCTTGTTCTACCCTCTGATGCTTTCTCTGATTGGTTTGAGTACAATTCTTACAGTTTATGTAGGAGGTATTGAAGTAATCAACGGAAGTATCACACCAGGTAATATTGCTGAGTTCATCATGTATGTTACTATGCTAACTTGGCCTGTAACTTCATTGGGTTGGGTTACTTCTATTATCCAACGTGCAGCTGCTTCTCAGAAGCGTTTGAATGAGTTCTTAAAAACAGAAAATGATATTGTTTCTGAAAAAGACCTACAACAAGAAATTAACGGGGAAATTAGCTTCAACAATGTTTCTTTGGTTTATCCAGACTCAGGAATTGAAGCCTTAAAAGATATTTCTTTCAGTGTAAAATCTGGCGAAACCCTCGCTATTTTGGGAGGTACAGGTTCTGGAAAAAGTACGATTGCCAATTTACTTTGTAGACTTTACGATACCTCAAATGGTAATATTGAAATAGACGGAGTAAATATCAAAGACTTCGATATTCCATATTTAAGAAATCAGATCGGATACGTTCCGCAAGATGTATTCCTTTTCTCAGACACAGTCAGAAATAACATTGCTTTCGGCTCTGACAATCTCAATGAAGAGGATATTATTCAAGCGACAAAAGATGCTGACCTTTACGAAAACATCGAGCGTTTTGAAAAAGGATTAGATACGATTGTAGGAGAAAGAGGTATCACGCTTTCAGGAGGGCAAAAGCAACGTACATCAATTGCACGTGCTATTATCCGTAAGCCAAAAATCTTGATCTTAGATGACTGTCTTTCTGCGGTAGATACAAGTACTGAAAATGCAATTCTCAATAACTTGAGTCGTATCATGCAAAACCGTACTTCTGTAATTATTTCTCATCGTGTATCTTCAGCCAAACTAGCCGACAAAATCATTTTCTTGAATAAGGGAAGCATTGAAGAAGTTGGTACGCACGAAGAGCTTATGGCTAAAAATGGCGTATACAAAGAGCTTTACGATAAACAATTACAAGGAAAAGAAGAAGCATAA